In Mucilaginibacter sp. KACC 22063, the genomic stretch TTTTGCGATACCAGGGCTACGTAAATAATACCCATCACCTTTTGCGCATCGTTACCACCGTGTGCAAAGCTCAATGCACCTGACGATACCAACTGTAAACGCTTAAACCACTTTTCGGCTATTGCCGGGCGGGCATTTTTACAGATATGCAAGATCAGGATATTGATGATTACACCGATAATTAAGCCGATAATTGGCGCCAGAAATATAAAAAGTACAATGCTGATGATAGGACCAAAGTTTACCGCATGCATCGGGTTTACACCCAAAAACAGGGCATTTGTCATACCTGCGCCTGCAAAACCACCTATCAGCGTATGCGACGAGCTTGAAGGTATACCAAACCACCAGGTGATCAGGTTCCAGGTAATTGCCGCAATAAGCCCGGCAAGAATTACATGAATGGTGATGTACTGTTCAAATACTGTTTTGGCTATGGTATTTGCTACTTTATGGTCTTTAATTAAAAAGAAGGCCAGAAAGTTGAATGCAGCAGCCCATAACACAGCCTGAAACGGCGTAAGTACCTTTGTTGATACAATGGTAGCTATTGAGTTGGCGGCATCGTGAAAGCCGTTGATAAAATCAAACGCAAGGGCCAGTATAACTACTGCAACGAGTATCGTAGTAACCATGAAAAGTTTATATTGCTTAGGCGTTTTTAACTAAGATAGATTCCATAACGTTGGCTGCGTCTTCACACATATCTGTGGCTGTCTCTAAGGCTGCCAATATCTCTTTATGCTTAATTACTTTTAGTGCGTCTTTTTCGTAAAGGAACAAGTCGGCAACGGCGCGGTCAAACACATAATCTGCCTGGTTTTCAACGCTGTTGATGCGGATGCATGAATCTGCAATGTTACGCACATTACGAAGATCTTTCAGTTCGCGTACGGCTTTCTCTAAATCAATACTTGCCTGCAATATCAGTTCAGACAGTTTTGAAATCGGCTCGTTCACCTCCTCTATACGGTACAGTAACATACGGTTAGCCGAACCCTGAATATTATCAGCCACATCATCAATAGCTGAGGCTAAAGCGTGAATGTCTTCACGGTCAAAAGGAGTAATGAAGTTTTTGCCTAATTCAAGGTAAACCTGGTGCGTAATTTCGTCACCCTTGTTTTCCAGTTTGTCAATTTGTTTAAACAGCTCTTCGCGGGTAGCGGTGTTGTTAGTGTTCACTGCTTCTACTAACACAGTTGCCATAGCAACTACATTACTTGCAGCTTGTTCAAACAATGGGAAAAATACTTTTTTATCTTTCGGTACAAAATACTGGAAAATACTGTTTAGTGACATGATACTAATTTTGACAAATGTACGGTTACTATGTTAAGTTAATGTTAACTCTTTAATCCAGGTAAAGTCTGAAAAGGAAGCGGCAAACCCTGATGTACTTTCTGTAACGTAAAGCCGAAAGTAGAGCCAATACCTTCTGTACTGCGTACGCTTATGGTTTGCTGATGTGCCTCAACTATATGTTTTACAATGGCTAAACCTAAGCCAGAACCACCTATCTCGCGTGATCGGCTGGAGTCGGTACGGTAAAAACGCTCGAACAAACGGTTCAGGTTTTTTTCTTCAATACCATGGCCGTCATCTGTTACTTCAATTAAAACCTGGTCATGCAATTCAAAAAGACTTACGGCAGCAGTACCATTTTCTTTACCATATTTTAACGCGTTATCCAACAAATTGGTAAGCACCTGTGTAATCTTATTTCTGTCGGCATTAACCAAAATAGGTTCATCATATTTTTGCTTAAAAACAAGCCTAATATGGTGCTGGCTCGCCTTCATTTCCATGGATTCCAGCACTTCCTTAATCAGGTCGTTAATTTTAAACTTGCTGTAGTTAATAGGGATCTCTCCGCTTTCGAGTTTTGAAATTTCATCCAGGTCCTTAATCAGATAAGTTAAGCGGGTAACGTTTTTTGATGCTTTTTGCAGAAACTGGCGTGCCATGTCCACATCTTCAAAATCATCGTCTACGATGGCATCAATATAACCCTGTATGGCAAAAAGCGGGGTTTTAAACTCGTGCGAGATATTGGAAAGAAATTCTCTGCGAAATTTCTCCTGGCTTCTAAGCGCATCAATTTCCGTTTTTTTCTGACGAGCCCATTCCTTCACTTCTTTTTCTACATCATTGATCGGGTCAGCGCTGGTACTCTCACCTAAGGCATCGCGAAGGTCGCGGCCAAGCTTCAGGTTGTGAATCAGCTTGTAGATGATCTTGATCTTCGAGTAAACATATTTTTCGATAAGGTAATAGAAGACCACAAAGCTGATCAGAAAGCTGGCGCCAAAGGTGATGCTCATGTCGTACCAATTATGCCGGAAGTAGTAATTAACGGCCGACAACGCGAGGGCTACCGCAAGGGCATTAATAAATATGAGTACACGAAATTTCATAATCTAAATCTACGACTTATAAATTACGATACGCCATCTGAAGGCCCATCTCCATTGTAATCTGTAATTTTTTATACCGGCCATTGCCAGCAGTTTTTTTAATTCTTTGCGTGTAAAGCTGCGCTGCACAGAAAGTGGCCCGTCATAACTGGCCATTTTATTATTAAACAGCCTTGTTATAGCTACAACTGCATAATACAACACCCAATGCCGGTGAAGGTCTGTAATAATGATGCCCCTTTTAGCCGCCCGATACATTTTGCTGATGAGGGCTACCCACTCATCATCTGTAAAATGATGCGTAAATAAGCTTGAGATAATAACATCAAACTGATTTTCTGCAAAATTATCCTGCAAAACATCAGCCTTTACATAACCGATGTTAGGAAAAGCGGCTGATTGTTGCCGGGCAAAGTTAATAGCAGCAGGAGCGGCATCAACACCGGTCAGTTTTAAATTTATATTAAGTTTTCGCGCCCATTGCGCAATGGCTATCAGCACATCCCCGCCTCCACAACCCCAGTCGCTTATGATATTTTTATTATCGACCGGAAATTGTTTTAAAGCATTTATGATGGACTGATGGCCGCCAAACAATGCATTCATTTTAGCAAGGCCGGCCAATACCGGGTCAATCTCGCTTGAG encodes the following:
- a CDS encoding DUF47 domain-containing protein, translating into MSLNSIFQYFVPKDKKVFFPLFEQAASNVVAMATVLVEAVNTNNTATREELFKQIDKLENKGDEITHQVYLELGKNFITPFDREDIHALASAIDDVADNIQGSANRMLLYRIEEVNEPISKLSELILQASIDLEKAVRELKDLRNVRNIADSCIRINSVENQADYVFDRAVADLFLYEKDALKVIKHKEILAALETATDMCEDAANVMESILVKNA
- a CDS encoding sensor histidine kinase translates to MKFRVLIFINALAVALALSAVNYYFRHNWYDMSITFGASFLISFVVFYYLIEKYVYSKIKIIYKLIHNLKLGRDLRDALGESTSADPINDVEKEVKEWARQKKTEIDALRSQEKFRREFLSNISHEFKTPLFAIQGYIDAIVDDDFEDVDMARQFLQKASKNVTRLTYLIKDLDEISKLESGEIPINYSKFKINDLIKEVLESMEMKASQHHIRLVFKQKYDEPILVNADRNKITQVLTNLLDNALKYGKENGTAAVSLFELHDQVLIEVTDDGHGIEEKNLNRLFERFYRTDSSRSREIGGSGLGLAIVKHIVEAHQQTISVRSTEGIGSTFGFTLQKVHQGLPLPFQTLPGLKS
- a CDS encoding methyltransferase domain-containing protein, with amino-acid sequence MIDLSERSVAAELMDDFNLPSSEIDPVLAGLAKMNALFGGHQSIINALKQFPVDNKNIISDWGCGGGDVLIAIAQWARKLNINLKLTGVDAAPAAINFARQQSAAFPNIGYVKADVLQDNFAENQFDVIISSLFTHHFTDDEWVALISKMYRAAKRGIIITDLHRHWVLYYAVVAITRLFNNKMASYDGPLSVQRSFTRKELKKLLAMAGIKNYRLQWRWAFRWRIVIYKS
- a CDS encoding inorganic phosphate transporter, which gives rise to MVTTILVAVVILALAFDFINGFHDAANSIATIVSTKVLTPFQAVLWAAAFNFLAFFLIKDHKVANTIAKTVFEQYITIHVILAGLIAAITWNLITWWFGIPSSSSHTLIGGFAGAGMTNALFLGVNPMHAVNFGPIISIVLFIFLAPIIGLIIGVIINILILHICKNARPAIAEKWFKRLQLVSSGALSFAHGGNDAQKVMGIIYVALVSQKVISSDHKMPDWIPLACYTAIALGTMSGGWKIVKTMGTKITKVTPLEGVSAETAGAVTLLITERFGIPVSTTHTITGSIIGVGLTKRASAVRWGVTINLIWAWIITIPISAIVAALVYSVIHYL